The proteins below are encoded in one region of Macrococcus armenti:
- the dnaX gene encoding DNA polymerase III subunit gamma/tau, which translates to MSYQALYRVFRSQSFAEVVGQKHVTTTLKNAIQKNKISHAYLFNGPRGTGKTSIAKIFAKAINCTERTDGEPCNKCETCISITNGTNSDVIEIDAASNNGVDEIRNIRDKVKYAPGESTYKVYIIDEVHMLTTGAFNALLKTLEEPPAHAIFILATTEPHKIPATIISRCQRFDFKAISVTDITEHLAYVCDTEGIKYHEEALSFIATTAEGGMRDALSILDQAIAFGADELTLEHVLSVTGSVGRNDFLELTNYIVEHDIQSAFKLYHRLLSEGKEVTRLVNDLIYFLRDVIMDYAAGEKGDAQIYQLDISLLYEMIDKINDTLVSMRFAVNTNVHFEVLIVKLAELVKRSNMHSTPRNVVQVDTSHLEKRILQLEKQVANGIQSAPVKTAKPKKEAKRSKNAFSMRQIETVLDHANREDLNYLKQNWHTLIHHVESEGQKSLVSLLKNSEPVAASSTHVLIKFDEEIHCDMVNNDEAKREQIESIVYTIIQKQVKMVGVPDSQWLQVRHDYLENRKHPKQEEKPVEDDIVTQAAKLFGKDTINIIE; encoded by the coding sequence TTGAGTTATCAAGCGTTATACCGAGTGTTCAGATCTCAATCTTTTGCGGAGGTTGTTGGACAAAAGCATGTTACAACTACATTAAAGAATGCAATTCAAAAGAATAAAATCTCTCATGCATACTTGTTTAATGGTCCAAGAGGGACGGGGAAAACAAGTATCGCTAAAATATTTGCTAAAGCGATTAACTGTACAGAGCGCACAGATGGTGAACCTTGTAACAAATGCGAAACGTGTATTTCAATAACAAATGGTACTAATTCGGATGTTATCGAAATCGATGCGGCAAGTAATAACGGTGTTGATGAAATACGTAACATTAGAGATAAAGTAAAGTATGCACCTGGTGAATCTACATATAAAGTATACATCATTGATGAAGTACATATGCTTACGACAGGGGCGTTTAACGCGCTTTTAAAGACGCTTGAAGAACCGCCGGCGCATGCCATCTTTATATTGGCTACAACAGAGCCACATAAAATTCCGGCAACGATTATTTCTCGTTGTCAGAGATTCGACTTCAAAGCAATTTCTGTTACTGATATTACAGAACATCTGGCATATGTATGTGATACGGAAGGGATTAAATATCACGAAGAGGCATTGAGCTTTATAGCAACAACAGCTGAAGGTGGTATGCGTGACGCGCTTAGTATTCTCGATCAGGCGATTGCATTCGGCGCAGATGAACTGACGCTGGAACACGTTTTAAGCGTTACAGGAAGTGTCGGTCGTAACGACTTTCTTGAGCTTACGAATTACATTGTTGAGCATGATATTCAATCAGCATTTAAGCTTTATCATAGATTGTTATCAGAAGGAAAAGAAGTTACGCGACTTGTTAATGATCTGATTTACTTTTTAAGAGATGTTATTATGGATTATGCTGCCGGAGAAAAAGGCGATGCACAAATTTATCAGCTTGATATTAGTCTGTTATATGAAATGATTGATAAAATTAATGACACGCTTGTATCAATGCGATTTGCTGTGAATACAAATGTGCATTTTGAAGTGTTGATTGTAAAGCTTGCAGAACTTGTGAAACGTAGCAATATGCACAGTACACCTCGAAATGTTGTGCAAGTGGATACGTCTCACCTTGAGAAGAGGATTCTGCAGCTTGAGAAACAAGTTGCAAATGGTATTCAAAGTGCGCCTGTAAAAACAGCGAAACCTAAAAAAGAAGCGAAACGCTCTAAAAATGCGTTTTCTATGCGTCAAATAGAGACAGTACTGGATCATGCAAATCGAGAAGATTTAAACTACTTAAAGCAGAACTGGCACACATTGATTCATCATGTAGAAAGTGAAGGACAGAAATCTCTCGTCAGCTTGCTTAAAAATTCGGAACCGGTTGCGGCAAGTAGTACACACGTACTTATTAAATTTGATGAAGAGATTCATTGCGATATGGTGAATAATGATGAAGCAAAAAGAGAACAGATTGAGTCAATAGTATACACAATTATTCAAAAACAAGTTAAAATGGTAGGAGTACCAGATTCGCAGTGGCTTCAAGTAAGGCATGATTATCTGGAAAATAGAAAACATCCGAAACAGGAAGAGAAGCCTGTAGAAGATGATATCGTTACACAAGCAGCGAAGTTGTTTGGTAAAGATACAATTAATATTATTGAATAA
- a CDS encoding sigma factor-like helix-turn-helix DNA-binding protein yields the protein MKQKVEDIKTFIKYYSQLNIETTPLELNDNIDTFFITNNIDDHYTINEHIDDIAYMNEILYLAEAVGTDKEFYIFYLMSEGRTLEEVGKVFSLSRGRVRQVYDDVIIKIISKQ from the coding sequence ATGAAGCAGAAAGTAGAAGATATAAAAACGTTTATTAAGTATTACAGTCAATTGAATATAGAAACAACACCATTAGAATTAAATGATAATATAGATACGTTTTTTATTACAAATAATATTGATGATCACTATACAATCAATGAACACATTGATGATATAGCTTATATGAACGAAATATTATATTTAGCTGAAGCGGTTGGAACTGACAAAGAATTTTACATATTCTACTTGATGAGTGAAGGCAGAACACTAGAAGAAGTAGGGAAGGTGTTTAGCTTATCCAGGGGACGTGTAAGACAAGTATATGATGATGTAATAATTAAAATTATAAGTAAGCAATAA
- a CDS encoding Abi family protein encodes MSDDSYHQEVPLWVLVNYLTIGNVYHFYKSLDDDLSKDIAEFFADRYVRERRHHLSLSTKDLRTFINFIKTFRNVCAHEERLYDLQIVPPIISKYINAYNREANINVTNDELSKGDMFSLLFVLRFYLCKKTMMILLIKLRIYLMNIG; translated from the coding sequence ATATCAGACGATTCATATCATCAAGAAGTACCTTTGTGGGTACTAGTAAACTACTTAACTATAGGTAATGTTTATCACTTTTATAAATCTTTGGATGATGATTTATCTAAGGATATAGCAGAGTTTTTCGCTGATCGTTACGTTAGAGAAAGAAGACATCATCTATCTTTATCTACAAAAGACCTGAGGACTTTTATCAACTTTATTAAAACATTTAGAAATGTTTGTGCCCATGAGGAAAGATTATATGATTTACAAATTGTGCCTCCCATTATTTCAAAATACATAAATGCTTATAATAGAGAAGCGAATATAAATGTAACAAATGACGAACTTTCTAAAGGCGATATGTTTTCACTTCTTTTTGTTTTGCGTTTTTATTTATGTAAAAAGACTATGATGATCTTATTAATCAAGTTGAGAATATACTTGATGAACATAGGTTAG
- a CDS encoding TcaA second domain-containing protein: MKYCINCGNEIKPGQKVCTKCGTPVEQKQVNNEVPEQQKTTPVHNSSPAPAPRKPMSKKTKIMLISALAGLILLIGLYKIIESQYDPVSVANKVSDAVKDKNADKLSKLVTSNGEDIDKSEAKAFIDYLYDNDEAHLFIENVKAHTKSMKETKYPTVTIYNEYENELLRVAQDGKTLGLFQKYAFSIPSHQISLDAREMSKLKYKLKGKEQSVDLESGKNVKLGTLPLGNYKIPATKEVEGKKFDGNLVVNMGDGMTVEEEFEYTYLQIHAENIYSLDDSTYKIFINGKEFENHEGNNVVGPFEIGEEIDVQAKGTADGKEFESSKEKVKIEKTENNENQEVTVKFDDALISKFKSENYDKQMKKEEEQRDRRTIDIQGDEFINEYSKAIHIDEFKGVKVGMTKEEVEDLLGEDSSYIDSSKENMKAYGNMGIEYDDKEKVKRILIVPDSWETWDLENIEEFFGKPKHTEKNKDGETVYYIDGTRGNNFVFVIVMKDEETIKYLTQKPEEANDPWVN; the protein is encoded by the coding sequence ATGAAATACTGTATAAATTGTGGAAATGAAATAAAACCAGGCCAGAAAGTATGCACAAAATGTGGAACACCGGTTGAACAAAAACAAGTGAATAATGAAGTGCCCGAGCAACAGAAGACAACGCCAGTTCATAATTCATCGCCAGCACCAGCACCACGTAAACCTATGAGTAAGAAGACAAAGATAATGTTAATAAGTGCTTTGGCTGGACTTATATTGTTAATAGGACTATATAAAATTATTGAAAGTCAGTATGATCCAGTTTCAGTTGCAAATAAAGTGTCAGATGCTGTTAAAGATAAAAATGCTGATAAATTAAGCAAGTTAGTAACAAGCAATGGTGAAGATATTGATAAATCTGAAGCAAAGGCATTTATTGATTATTTGTATGATAATGATGAAGCACACCTTTTCATCGAAAATGTAAAAGCGCATACTAAATCAATGAAAGAAACTAAGTATCCAACAGTGACAATATATAATGAATATGAAAATGAGCTTCTTAGAGTTGCACAAGACGGTAAGACTTTAGGCTTATTTCAAAAATATGCATTTAGCATTCCTTCACATCAAATTTCTTTAGATGCAAGAGAGATGAGTAAACTGAAATACAAACTTAAAGGTAAGGAACAAAGTGTAGATTTAGAAAGTGGGAAAAATGTTAAACTTGGGACTTTACCTTTAGGAAATTATAAAATTCCGGCAACTAAAGAGGTTGAAGGTAAGAAATTTGATGGAAATCTTGTAGTAAATATGGGAGACGGCATGACTGTTGAAGAAGAATTTGAATATACTTATTTGCAAATACATGCAGAAAACATATATTCTTTAGATGACAGTACATATAAAATCTTCATAAATGGCAAAGAATTTGAAAATCATGAAGGTAATAACGTGGTCGGGCCATTTGAAATCGGTGAAGAGATAGATGTCCAGGCTAAGGGAACTGCTGACGGAAAAGAATTTGAATCATCGAAAGAAAAAGTTAAAATCGAGAAGACTGAAAATAATGAGAACCAAGAAGTTACAGTAAAATTTGATGATGCATTAATATCTAAATTTAAAAGTGAAAATTATGATAAGCAGATGAAAAAAGAAGAAGAACAACGCGATCGTCGTACAATTGATATACAAGGAGACGAGTTTATCAATGAATATTCGAAAGCAATTCATATCGATGAATTCAAAGGTGTTAAAGTTGGTATGACGAAAGAGGAAGTAGAGGACTTGCTAGGTGAAGATTCTAGTTATATAGACTCAAGTAAGGAAAACATGAAAGCTTATGGCAATATGGGTATAGAATATGACGATAAAGAAAAGGTCAAGCGTATCCTTATTGTGCCAGATTCTTGGGAGACTTGGGATTTAGAAAATATCGAAGAGTTTTTCGGAAAACCTAAACATACAGAAAAAAATAAAGACGGGGAAACTGTATATTACATTGATGGTACAAGAGGAAATAACTTCGTATTTGTTATTGTAATGAAAGATGAAGAAACAATTAAATATTTAACTCAAAAACCTGAAGAAGCAAATGATCCTTGGGTAAATTAA
- the treP gene encoding PTS system trehalose-specific EIIBC component produces MAVNRQDVKDIIAAIGGKENVNAATHCVTRLRLVLKDDSKVDKEALDKIGLVKGSFAANNQFQIVIGPGTVDEAYKVFVDETNVGESSKEDVKAAAADKMSPLQRLIKTLGDVFIPLLPAIVTAGLLLGLSNLLLESGAIFKGKAVVDVYPQIKGIAEIIKLIAVTPFHFLPALIGWSAMRVFGGSPILGLVLGLVLVNPALASQYGLADAKTGKLVEIPTWDVFGLKVQQLNYAAQVLPILIATWCLAQVERFLNKRVHDSIKMLVVGPVALLLVGFLSFVIIGPVAFWLGNLITGAIQFIFVQAGWLGGLIYGLVYAPLVITGLHHMFLAVDFQLMSSNLNGTYLWPILAISNISQGSAAFAAWFLYKRKKMVKEQGLAFTSGISGWLGVTEPAMFGVNIPLKYPFIAAVLTTGLVGALFGSQQLLGKVGVGGVPGIMSINSGFKGTFLIGMLIAIVLPMILTLVFSNFAKKKMGEDVVEPIVTDKKL; encoded by the coding sequence TTGGCAGTCAACAGACAAGATGTTAAAGACATTATTGCAGCTATAGGTGGTAAAGAGAACGTTAATGCAGCCACGCATTGTGTTACAAGATTAAGATTAGTATTGAAAGATGATAGTAAAGTCGACAAAGAAGCGTTAGATAAAATTGGATTAGTTAAAGGTTCGTTTGCAGCTAATAATCAGTTCCAGATAGTAATCGGGCCTGGTACTGTAGATGAGGCGTATAAAGTATTTGTAGATGAAACAAATGTCGGGGAAAGCTCTAAAGAAGATGTTAAAGCAGCAGCAGCAGACAAGATGAGTCCATTACAACGTTTGATTAAAACGTTAGGGGATGTATTCATTCCTTTATTACCTGCAATCGTTACAGCTGGTTTATTATTAGGATTATCAAACTTATTATTAGAATCTGGTGCGATTTTCAAAGGGAAAGCAGTTGTAGATGTATATCCTCAAATTAAAGGGATTGCAGAAATTATTAAATTAATTGCTGTAACACCGTTCCACTTCCTGCCGGCTTTAATTGGTTGGAGTGCAATGCGTGTGTTTGGGGGCAGCCCAATCCTCGGTTTAGTTTTAGGTTTAGTATTAGTTAATCCGGCATTAGCTTCTCAATATGGATTAGCAGATGCAAAGACTGGTAAACTTGTGGAAATTCCAACTTGGGATGTATTTGGTTTAAAGGTTCAGCAATTAAACTATGCAGCGCAAGTGTTACCAATTCTAATTGCTACTTGGTGTTTAGCACAAGTTGAGCGTTTCTTAAATAAACGTGTTCACGACTCGATTAAGATGTTAGTCGTAGGTCCGGTTGCATTATTATTAGTAGGGTTCTTATCATTTGTAATTATTGGTCCGGTTGCATTCTGGTTAGGTAACCTAATTACTGGCGCTATTCAGTTTATCTTCGTGCAAGCTGGATGGTTAGGTGGATTAATTTACGGATTAGTTTATGCTCCGCTTGTAATCACGGGATTACATCATATGTTCTTAGCGGTAGACTTCCAGCTAATGAGTTCTAATTTAAATGGTACCTACTTATGGCCAATTTTAGCAATCTCTAATATTTCTCAAGGATCTGCAGCGTTTGCAGCATGGTTCTTATATAAACGTAAGAAAATGGTTAAAGAACAAGGTTTAGCATTTACTTCAGGTATTTCTGGATGGTTAGGTGTAACAGAGCCTGCAATGTTTGGGGTCAACATCCCGCTGAAATATCCATTTATCGCGGCAGTGCTCACTACAGGGCTTGTTGGTGCATTATTTGGATCACAGCAATTATTAGGTAAAGTGGGTGTCGGTGGTGTACCGGGTATTATGAGTATTAATAGTGGTTTCAAAGGTACTTTCTTAATTGGTATGCTTATCGCGATAGTATTACCGATGATTTTAACATTAGTATTCTCAAACTTTGCTAAGAAGAAAATGGGCGAAGATGTGGTAGAGCCTATCGTTACTGACAAAAAATTGTAA
- the treC gene encoding alpha,alpha-phosphotrehalase: MAVTDWRKSVVYQIYPKSFNDTTGSGQGDINGIIEKLDYLKTLGVDYLWLTPVYRSPMNDNGYDISDYYEINPDFGTKADFRRLLDEAHRRGIKIMSDIVINHTSTHHNWFVESRKSKDNPYRDYYIWKDGDNGAPPTNWESKFGGNAWQYDEATGQYYLRLFDVTQADLNWENDKLRKEIYDMINYWIDFGMDGFRFDVINLISKGKYKNSDKIGKEFYTDGPRVHEFLHELNRNTFGNIPGFMTVGEMSSTTLEHCVKYTHPDRQELSSVFNFHHLKVDYKEGEKWTKMPYNFVELKGILFKWQKGIAAGGGWNAIFWCNHDQPRVVSRFGNDTTEELRVQSGKMLAITLHLLQGTPYIYQGEEIGMTNLYFNRIEDYRDVESLNAFEIMKDNGYSESEIIAILQDKSRDNSRSPVQWDGTKNAGFTDGTPWINVASNYETINVEKALKDINSIFYTYQKLIKLRHEQDIITYGEVKPLLEEDKQIFAYERILDGNTLLVIANFSDTQAELPATFDLDGEVMIQNDGEICHHLKPYQAFAILR, translated from the coding sequence ATGGCTGTAACTGATTGGAGAAAGTCTGTTGTTTATCAAATTTACCCTAAGTCATTTAATGATACGACCGGAAGCGGTCAAGGCGACATTAATGGCATTATAGAAAAGTTAGATTACTTAAAAACTTTAGGTGTGGATTACTTATGGCTTACACCTGTGTATCGTTCTCCAATGAATGATAATGGATATGACATTAGTGATTATTATGAAATTAATCCTGACTTCGGTACTAAAGCAGACTTCAGACGATTGCTGGACGAAGCGCACCGCCGTGGAATAAAAATTATGTCTGATATTGTTATTAATCATACGTCTACGCATCATAACTGGTTTGTTGAATCTCGTAAATCTAAAGATAATCCATATCGAGACTACTATATATGGAAAGATGGAGATAACGGTGCACCACCAACAAACTGGGAATCTAAGTTTGGTGGTAATGCATGGCAATATGATGAAGCGACTGGCCAATATTACTTGAGATTATTTGATGTAACACAAGCAGATTTAAACTGGGAGAATGACAAGCTGCGTAAAGAAATTTACGATATGATTAACTACTGGATAGATTTCGGTATGGATGGTTTCAGATTTGATGTTATTAACTTAATATCTAAAGGTAAATATAAAAACTCTGACAAAATCGGTAAAGAATTTTATACAGATGGACCGCGTGTGCATGAATTTCTTCATGAATTAAACCGTAATACATTCGGCAATATTCCCGGGTTTATGACGGTTGGAGAAATGAGTTCTACGACGCTTGAACATTGTGTTAAATATACGCACCCTGATAGACAGGAATTAAGTAGTGTGTTTAACTTCCATCATCTTAAAGTGGATTACAAAGAGGGTGAGAAGTGGACAAAGATGCCTTATAACTTTGTTGAACTAAAGGGAATTTTATTTAAATGGCAAAAAGGTATTGCAGCAGGTGGTGGATGGAATGCGATCTTCTGGTGTAATCATGATCAACCGCGTGTTGTAAGTCGTTTCGGAAATGATACTACAGAAGAACTACGTGTTCAATCGGGCAAGATGCTTGCAATTACACTACATTTACTTCAGGGAACACCTTACATTTATCAAGGTGAAGAGATTGGTATGACAAACTTATACTTTAATCGAATTGAAGATTATCGTGATGTAGAATCATTGAATGCATTTGAGATTATGAAGGATAACGGCTATTCTGAAAGTGAAATAATCGCGATACTCCAAGATAAATCGAGAGATAATTCAAGATCTCCTGTACAGTGGGATGGCACGAAAAATGCTGGGTTTACAGATGGAACACCATGGATTAATGTTGCTTCAAACTACGAAACAATCAATGTGGAAAAAGCTTTAAAAGATATAAATTCAATCTTTTATACTTACCAAAAACTGATAAAATTAAGACATGAACAAGATATTATTACTTATGGAGAAGTGAAACCTTTATTAGAAGAGGATAAGCAAATCTTTGCTTATGAAAGAATATTAGATGGCAATACGTTGCTTGTTATTGCTAACTTTAGTGATACTCAAGCTGAGCTACCAGCTACATTCGATTTAGATGGAGAAGTAATGATACAAAACGATGGAGAAATCTGCCATCATTTAAAACCATATCAAGCGTTCGCCATTCTTCGATAA
- the spn gene encoding SPIN family peroxidase inhibitor: MKFKSIAIVALTAGTLSINEAHASTIHQNGIALHDDSKLLEHELTYADVLVNQKTDTATKNVLKKYFANLGLYSISDIVKKAKMDDLNVTKYEKFIK, encoded by the coding sequence ATGAAATTTAAATCCATCGCTATCGTAGCCCTCACAGCTGGAACACTATCGATTAACGAAGCACATGCAAGTACAATACATCAAAACGGTATTGCTCTACACGATGACTCTAAGTTACTTGAACACGAACTTACTTATGCAGACGTACTCGTTAACCAAAAAACTGATACAGCAACTAAAAATGTATTAAAAAAATATTTTGCGAACTTAGGGCTTTACAGCATCTCAGACATTGTTAAAAAAGCTAAAATGGACGACCTTAATGTTACTAAATATGAGAAGTTCATTAAATAA
- the treR gene encoding trehalose operon repressor, which translates to MNSNKYRKIYQELSGKIINGEYKEGSQLPSENLLVKHYGVSRETVRKALSLLQTNGYIQKLKGKGSIVIYNQSMNFPVSKLISFEEIKHSLNMDYETVVESFETVVAADYTSVQEALSLEGDTELYRVVRSRREKGRVNIIDTDYFIKSMMPALNEEIAGQSIYDYIERRLGLKISYSNKAITFEPMTEFDLELFEETMPPYAAVVRSVVHLEDATAFQYNVSKHRASEFKFVDFSRRTTQK; encoded by the coding sequence TTGAATAGCAACAAGTATAGAAAGATATACCAGGAACTGAGTGGAAAAATTATTAACGGTGAATACAAAGAAGGTTCTCAATTACCATCTGAAAACTTGCTCGTAAAACATTATGGTGTTTCCCGAGAAACAGTAAGAAAAGCATTAAGTTTACTTCAGACGAATGGATATATTCAAAAATTAAAAGGTAAAGGATCAATCGTTATTTATAATCAATCGATGAATTTCCCTGTATCTAAACTCATTAGTTTTGAGGAAATTAAACATTCATTGAATATGGACTATGAAACGGTAGTGGAATCATTTGAAACTGTGGTGGCGGCTGACTATACATCTGTACAGGAAGCGCTAAGTTTAGAAGGTGATACAGAATTATACCGTGTCGTACGTAGCCGCAGAGAAAAAGGCAGAGTGAATATTATAGATACCGATTATTTCATCAAGTCTATGATGCCTGCTTTGAATGAAGAAATTGCTGGCCAATCGATTTATGATTATATTGAGCGCCGTCTTGGACTGAAGATTTCATATTCGAACAAAGCGATCACGTTCGAGCCCATGACTGAATTTGATCTAGAGTTGTTTGAAGAAACGATGCCACCTTATGCGGCTGTCGTAAGATCAGTCGTTCATCTTGAGGATGCAACAGCGTTTCAATACAATGTTTCAAAGCATAGAGCGAGCGAATTTAAGTTTGTAGACTTCTCACGCCGTACAACTCAAAAATAG
- a CDS encoding RNA-binding domain-containing protein, producing MKKELKREGFEVEYKKSEDRLPKSFWETYSSFSNSKGGYVYLGISEEKTGLKVTGVKNIEKILKDLTTQANDREYTNYNNIKQNNVKILKEEQMEYIEVYIPEAPIDSKPVHIRGNISNSYIRRNDSDQRMTGEEIRRYLRDANPNNDAELINFFNLEHLDVKTIRKYKELIQDRNEELNILEMDNWEFLKKYGAIGMDRTTGEYKLKKGALLFFGKEESILSVYPNYHLDYRNRIQETLETRWIDRVSSGEINNSEMNLFNFYNIVLEKLVNTVLDNFQLNEDTKRRESAKRDVEISLREALANALIHADYEDNVTIKIEAFKNHYVFSNPGEMLVTKEEFARGGETKARNTTIVTLFRKAGYSERAGSGGMKIFQVATQNKFRIPEIQSNEGKTILKIWKIDLIDSYTDLSEEEKIIISYIEKNGFATMKELQALEGLTEYIAKTRIKILMEKNIVEKYGDSRSTKYGLQRDGSELIASLEHDIRNMQNYIVDKNR from the coding sequence ATGAAAAAAGAACTAAAACGAGAAGGGTTTGAAGTTGAATATAAAAAGTCAGAGGATAGACTTCCTAAGTCATTTTGGGAGACATATTCATCATTTTCGAATTCTAAAGGCGGATATGTTTATTTAGGTATTAGTGAAGAAAAGACAGGACTAAAGGTAACTGGAGTAAAAAATATAGAAAAAATATTAAAAGATTTGACTACGCAAGCGAATGATCGTGAATATACTAATTATAACAATATAAAACAAAACAACGTAAAGATATTAAAAGAAGAGCAAATGGAATATATAGAAGTTTATATCCCAGAAGCTCCTATTGATAGTAAACCAGTACACATAAGAGGTAATATAAGTAACTCTTATATTAGAAGGAATGACAGTGATCAACGTATGACTGGAGAAGAAATTAGGAGATATCTACGAGATGCTAATCCAAATAATGACGCCGAGTTAATTAATTTTTTTAATTTAGAGCATTTAGATGTTAAAACAATTAGGAAATATAAAGAATTAATTCAAGACAGAAATGAAGAATTAAATATTTTGGAAATGGATAACTGGGAATTTTTAAAAAAGTACGGTGCGATAGGTATGGATAGAACTACAGGAGAATATAAATTAAAAAAAGGAGCTTTATTGTTCTTTGGTAAAGAAGAGTCTATATTATCAGTGTATCCTAACTATCATTTAGATTATAGGAATAGAATACAAGAAACCTTAGAGACTAGATGGATTGACAGAGTTTCATCTGGAGAAATAAACAATTCAGAAATGAATTTATTCAATTTTTATAATATAGTTTTAGAGAAGTTAGTTAACACCGTACTAGATAACTTCCAATTAAACGAAGATACCAAAAGGAGAGAAAGTGCGAAAAGGGATGTAGAGATTTCTTTAAGAGAAGCGTTAGCTAATGCATTAATTCATGCAGACTACGAAGATAATGTAACGATTAAAATAGAAGCCTTTAAAAACCATTATGTATTTAGTAACCCTGGAGAAATGTTAGTGACAAAAGAAGAGTTCGCTCGAGGTGGAGAAACAAAAGCAAGAAATACGACGATAGTTACGTTATTTAGAAAAGCCGGATACAGCGAAAGAGCCGGGTCTGGTGGGATGAAAATATTTCAAGTAGCTACTCAGAATAAATTTCGTATTCCTGAAATACAAAGTAATGAAGGAAAAACAATCTTAAAGATTTGGAAGATAGATTTGATTGATAGTTATACAGATTTAAGCGAGGAAGAAAAAATAATAATTAGTTACATTGAAAAAAATGGATTTGCTACAATGAAAGAATTACAAGCACTAGAAGGACTAACTGAATATATAGCAAAAACGAGAATAAAAATTTTAATGGAAAAAAATATAGTAGAAAAATATGGAGATAGCAGATCTACTAAATATGGACTACAAAGAGATGGAAGTGAATTGATAGCGAGTTTAGAACATGATATTAGAAATATGCAAAATTATATAGTAGATAAAAATAGATAA